One genomic window of Tatumella citrea includes the following:
- the ssuD gene encoding FMNH2-dependent alkanesulfonate monooxygenase → MSDSAQENINVFWFLPTHGDGRYLGTTEGGRPVDLPYLQQVALAADNLGYYGVLIPTGKSCEDSWLVAAALAPLTKKLRYLVAVRPGLQPPSLAARMAATLDRLSEGRLLINVVTGGDPVENKGDGIFLSHAERYKVTKEFLEVYSRLLKREKVDFHGEYIRVEGAEVLFPPVQPEGPPLFFGGSSEDAIDVAASQIDTYLTWGEPVDQVAEKLAVVRQRAAEQGRTLEFGIRLHVIVRETEEQAWAAADQLIAHLDDDTIAAAQKIFSRMDSAGQARMSALHRGSRESLRIGPNLWAGVGLVRGGAGTALVGNPQQVAERIREYQALGITNFIFSGYPHLEEAYRFAELVMPLLPLAANTARQQQTVNTGPFGETIGGDLRPGKPATATVKEA, encoded by the coding sequence ATGAGCGATTCAGCACAGGAAAATATCAACGTATTCTGGTTTCTGCCGACCCATGGTGATGGCCGTTACCTTGGCACCACCGAGGGTGGTCGTCCGGTGGATCTTCCTTATCTGCAACAGGTTGCGCTGGCGGCGGATAATCTGGGTTACTACGGGGTACTGATTCCGACCGGCAAAAGTTGTGAGGATTCCTGGCTGGTGGCGGCAGCTCTGGCACCACTCACCAAAAAACTGCGTTATCTGGTGGCCGTTCGCCCGGGATTACAGCCGCCATCACTGGCCGCCCGTATGGCAGCGACGCTGGACCGGCTGTCAGAAGGCCGTTTGCTGATCAATGTGGTGACCGGCGGTGATCCGGTGGAAAACAAAGGTGACGGTATTTTCCTGAGCCACGCGGAACGTTATAAAGTGACCAAAGAGTTTCTTGAGGTCTATTCGCGGTTGCTGAAGCGTGAAAAAGTCGATTTTCACGGTGAGTATATTCGTGTTGAAGGTGCTGAAGTCCTGTTTCCGCCGGTGCAACCGGAAGGTCCGCCACTGTTCTTCGGTGGTTCTTCTGAGGATGCTATCGACGTGGCGGCCAGCCAGATTGATACTTATCTGACCTGGGGAGAACCGGTGGATCAGGTGGCCGAAAAGCTGGCAGTAGTCCGTCAGCGCGCGGCAGAGCAGGGGCGCACTCTGGAATTTGGTATTCGTCTGCATGTCATTGTGCGGGAAACTGAAGAGCAGGCGTGGGCAGCCGCTGATCAGCTGATTGCCCATCTGGATGACGATACGATTGCCGCCGCTCAGAAAATCTTCTCCCGTATGGATTCAGCAGGCCAGGCGCGGATGAGTGCCCTGCACCGTGGTTCCCGTGAGTCACTGCGCATTGGCCCGAATCTGTGGGCCGGGGTCGGGCTGGTACGTGGCGGAGCTGGCACCGCACTGGTAGGAAACCCGCAGCAGGTGGCTGAACGTATTCGTGAGTATCAGGCGTTGGGGATCACTAATTTTATTTTCTCCGGTTATCCGCATCTTGAGGAAGCCTATCGTTTTGCGGAACTGGTGATGCCATTATTGCCACTGGCGGCCAATACTGCCCGGCAGCAGCAAACGGTGAATACGGGGCCCTTCGGTGAGACCATTGGTGGTGATTTGCGTCCGGGTAAACCGGCCACTGCCACGGTGAAGGAGGCGTAA
- a CDS encoding sigma-54-dependent Fis family transcriptional regulator yields MTTQGPALIDPASIAFQSVLDRLAPTDATVLIIGETGTGKEVVARYLHHNSPRRQQPFLAVNCGALTESLAESELFGHEKGAFTGAGERHAGWFEAAEGGTLLLDEIGELSLPLQVKLLRVLQEREVTRIGSRKPVRVNVRVIAATHVDLAQAIRERRFREDLYYRLNVAAVTLPPLRQRREDIPLLAEHFLRLYARRLGRPQLQLTDETMAALINYPWPGNIRELENTLHNAVLLSKEPVINPQQLRLTAAEPQPLPPGEAALDDFMRQQLTGGGTRLYQRVLDTLVRNAYEFSGSNQLQTAQLLGISRNTLRTHLAHLGLIKPRRSLTVQRQPATPHRLQHERELRIGYQKFGNLGILKARQSLEQQLAGSGVSVLWSEFPAGPQLLHALSHGEIDFGTTGEVPPLFAQAGENRVLYVAWEPAAPEGVALMVPADSPVSTIAGLRGKRIAVNKGSNVHYLLVQILDEAGLTLDDVRVVYSPPKYPLTPSDYLAVDAWMMWDPLLSAAGLDGQLRMLADGRGRVKNHQFYLAHREFAAHSPDLLHQLMEALARTGRYINTHREDAAALLSAELGLSAESMSHALARRSHLTQKMDLTIIRDQQAIADRFYALGLLPRAINVRDAVWQE; encoded by the coding sequence ATGACAACTCAGGGCCCTGCACTGATCGATCCGGCATCGATAGCCTTTCAGAGTGTGCTTGACCGGCTGGCACCGACCGATGCCACAGTGCTGATCATTGGCGAAACCGGAACCGGTAAAGAAGTTGTGGCGCGTTATCTGCATCACAACAGCCCACGCCGACAGCAACCATTTCTGGCGGTTAACTGTGGCGCACTCACCGAAAGCCTGGCTGAGTCGGAACTGTTTGGTCATGAGAAAGGAGCATTCACCGGGGCTGGCGAACGTCACGCTGGCTGGTTTGAAGCCGCAGAAGGCGGAACACTGTTGCTGGACGAGATTGGTGAACTGAGCCTGCCGTTGCAGGTGAAACTGCTGCGGGTGTTGCAGGAACGAGAGGTAACCCGTATTGGTTCCCGCAAACCGGTGCGGGTCAATGTGCGGGTGATTGCCGCGACGCATGTCGATCTGGCACAGGCGATTCGCGAGCGGCGGTTCCGTGAGGACCTCTATTACCGTCTGAATGTTGCCGCGGTTACGTTACCGCCGTTGCGTCAGCGGCGTGAGGATATCCCGCTACTGGCGGAGCATTTTCTGAGGCTGTATGCGCGCCGTCTTGGCCGTCCGCAGTTGCAACTGACCGACGAAACGATGGCAGCGCTGATCAATTATCCGTGGCCCGGCAATATCCGTGAACTGGAAAATACACTGCATAACGCGGTGTTACTCAGCAAAGAGCCGGTGATTAATCCGCAACAGTTACGCCTTACAGCGGCAGAACCGCAGCCTCTGCCACCGGGAGAGGCTGCGCTGGATGACTTTATGCGTCAGCAACTGACCGGCGGTGGCACACGGCTCTATCAGCGGGTGCTGGATACGTTGGTGCGTAATGCTTATGAATTCAGCGGCAGTAATCAGCTACAAACGGCCCAGCTGTTAGGTATCAGCCGCAATACTTTACGTACCCACCTCGCCCATCTCGGGCTGATTAAGCCCAGACGCAGCCTGACGGTTCAGCGGCAACCTGCGACACCCCATCGTCTGCAACATGAACGGGAGCTGCGGATTGGTTATCAGAAGTTTGGAAATCTCGGGATACTTAAGGCCCGTCAGTCGCTGGAACAGCAACTGGCCGGCAGCGGCGTCAGCGTTTTGTGGAGCGAATTCCCTGCCGGCCCGCAGCTGCTACATGCACTCAGCCACGGTGAAATAGACTTCGGTACCACCGGCGAAGTACCGCCGTTGTTTGCCCAGGCGGGAGAAAACCGGGTGTTGTATGTGGCCTGGGAACCGGCAGCCCCTGAAGGAGTGGCTCTGATGGTGCCCGCTGACAGCCCGGTCAGCACCATCGCCGGTTTGCGGGGTAAACGGATAGCGGTCAATAAAGGTTCTAACGTTCATTATCTGCTGGTACAGATTCTTGATGAAGCAGGCCTGACTCTGGATGATGTCAGAGTCGTCTACTCTCCCCCCAAATATCCCCTGACTCCGAGTGATTATCTGGCCGTCGATGCCTGGATGATGTGGGATCCGCTGTTAAGCGCTGCCGGGCTTGACGGGCAGTTACGGATGCTTGCCGATGGCCGGGGACGGGTTAAGAATCACCAGTTTTATCTGGCACACCGTGAATTTGCGGCACATTCCCCCGATCTGCTGCACCAGCTAATGGAGGCATTAGCCCGGACCGGACGCTACATTAATACCCACCGTGAGGATGCGGCAGCGCTGTTATCTGCTGAACTGGGGTTATCTGCAGAGTCAATGAGCCATGCACTGGCCAGGCGCAGTCATCTGACGCAAAAAATGGATCTGACCATCATCCGTGATCAACAGGCGATTGCCGACCGCTTCTATGCTTTGGGGCTGCTGCCACGGGCAATTAATGTCCGTGACGCGGTGTGGCAGGAATAA
- the phoA gene encoding alkaline phosphatase — MRRNTLFVLSLLAASVSVSSYADVAAYSRAAQGDLTQPGGARRLTGDQTEAIRASLSNQRAKNVILLIGDGMGDSEITAARNYAEGAGGFFKGIDALPLTGQYTHYSLDKKTHKPDYVTDSAASATAWATGVKSYNGAIGVDVNGHAQPTILELAKAAGKATGNVSTAELQDATPAALIAHVTSRKCYGPEKTTSVCPDNALEKGGKGSITEQLLNTRADVTLGGGAKSFSETAKAGEWQGKTLQQQATERGYQWVTDAAGLAAVTTASNDKPVLGLFAEGNMPVRWLGPKATYHGNLEQQAVTCEVNKQRNSSIPTLAQMTDKAIQLLENHPQGFFLQVEGASIDKQDHEANPCGQIGETVDLDEAVQKALEFARKDGNTLVIVTADHAHSSQIIANDSKAPGLTQKLHTKDDSDMTISYGNSELDSQGHTGTQLRIAAYGPYAANVVGLTDQTDLFYTLRSAMGID, encoded by the coding sequence ATGAGGCGCAACACGTTATTTGTTCTGTCGCTGCTGGCGGCATCAGTCTCTGTCAGTAGTTATGCCGATGTCGCGGCTTACAGTCGTGCAGCGCAGGGTGATCTTACCCAGCCGGGCGGAGCACGCCGCCTTACCGGGGATCAAACCGAGGCTATCAGAGCCTCGCTGAGCAACCAGCGGGCGAAAAATGTGATCCTGCTGATTGGCGACGGCATGGGCGATTCAGAAATTACCGCTGCCCGTAATTATGCAGAAGGTGCGGGTGGTTTCTTTAAAGGGATTGATGCACTCCCCCTCACTGGCCAGTACACCCACTATTCGCTGGATAAAAAAACTCATAAACCGGACTATGTCACTGATTCGGCAGCCTCGGCGACGGCCTGGGCGACCGGTGTAAAATCCTATAATGGCGCGATTGGCGTTGATGTTAACGGCCATGCGCAGCCGACAATCCTCGAACTGGCAAAAGCCGCCGGTAAGGCCACCGGTAATGTCTCCACCGCAGAATTGCAGGATGCTACGCCGGCAGCGCTGATTGCGCATGTTACCTCGCGCAAGTGTTATGGCCCAGAGAAAACCACCAGTGTTTGCCCGGACAATGCGCTGGAAAAGGGCGGTAAAGGATCGATCACCGAACAACTACTGAATACCCGGGCAGATGTGACTCTGGGCGGTGGAGCAAAAAGTTTTAGCGAGACCGCCAAAGCCGGTGAATGGCAGGGCAAAACCCTGCAACAGCAAGCAACAGAACGCGGCTACCAGTGGGTGACCGATGCGGCAGGTCTGGCGGCGGTGACTACTGCCAGCAATGATAAGCCGGTACTGGGCCTGTTTGCCGAAGGAAACATGCCGGTTCGCTGGCTGGGGCCGAAAGCAACTTATCATGGTAACCTGGAGCAGCAGGCGGTGACCTGTGAAGTGAATAAGCAACGAAATTCATCCATCCCGACACTGGCTCAAATGACAGACAAAGCCATTCAGCTGCTGGAAAACCACCCACAGGGCTTCTTCCTGCAGGTAGAGGGTGCCTCAATCGACAAACAGGACCATGAAGCGAATCCGTGCGGCCAGATAGGTGAAACCGTCGATCTGGATGAAGCGGTACAGAAAGCACTGGAGTTTGCCCGCAAAGATGGCAACACGCTGGTGATTGTCACTGCCGATCATGCGCATTCCAGCCAGATTATTGCTAATGACAGCAAAGCCCCCGGTCTGACTCAGAAACTCCATACCAAAGATGACAGCGATATGACCATCAGTTATGGCAATTCTGAACTGGACTCACAGGGACACACCGGAACCCAGTTGCGTATCGCCGCTTATGGCCCGTATGCAGCGAATGTGGTGGGACTGACCGACCAGACCGACCTGTTCTATACCCTGCGTTCAGCTATGGGCATTGATTAA
- a CDS encoding FAD/NAD(P)-binding protein, translating into MAERHIVIVGGGFSGTALAIHLARYGNAGLDVTLIEPRPEPGRGVAYGSVDPSHRINVPAARMYLSAAEEGEFDRWFRASPAFHDDPQALWHDGSVYPQRSQFGAWVGEQFRKASDVSPVRVRFVQSKAVALQQGEIITADGQHFPVDDLVLAISHPPPALPSLLKPFRHSPALIADPWQANALAEVKPDDRVAIIGSGLTMSDVVASLHRQGHRGSIVAFSRRGLLPRPNLSGSFPTLTLDYALPQPATARGWLRRIRQEVAAAAQQQLPWQLILDDIRRNGQKIWQQLPLAEQQRFLRYLRPWWDVHRYRIAPQINAVLEQWQSSGQLQVIAAHLAAVTADEQTLTLTLRPRGAAEQRLTVDKLIVTTGPAHGSLLSSDALLSQLTRDGLICADPLGLGIQVSQQSQAINARGETSARLYVAGPAARARFGELMGLPQVADHAEALARELLKLQNPPGEGRCRKLPPAG; encoded by the coding sequence ATGGCTGAGCGGCATATTGTTATTGTGGGCGGTGGTTTTAGCGGCACAGCCTTAGCGATTCATCTGGCCCGTTACGGCAATGCCGGGCTGGATGTAACGCTGATTGAACCCCGTCCGGAGCCCGGACGTGGGGTTGCTTACGGCAGTGTCGATCCGTCTCACCGTATTAATGTGCCTGCGGCGCGCATGTACCTGAGTGCAGCCGAAGAAGGGGAGTTTGATCGCTGGTTCCGGGCTTCACCGGCTTTTCACGACGATCCGCAGGCGCTGTGGCATGACGGCAGCGTCTATCCACAACGCTCACAGTTTGGTGCCTGGGTCGGAGAGCAATTTCGCAAGGCAAGTGACGTCTCGCCGGTCAGAGTCAGATTCGTGCAATCTAAAGCGGTTGCGTTGCAACAGGGTGAGATTATTACGGCTGACGGGCAGCATTTCCCCGTCGATGACCTGGTGCTGGCAATCAGTCATCCGCCCCCGGCTCTGCCTTCACTACTCAAACCTTTTCGCCATTCGCCGGCACTGATTGCCGATCCCTGGCAGGCCAACGCACTGGCTGAGGTAAAACCCGATGATCGTGTCGCGATTATCGGCAGCGGTCTGACCATGTCTGACGTGGTTGCATCACTGCACCGACAGGGGCACCGCGGTAGCATCGTGGCATTTTCGCGGCGTGGTTTGCTGCCGCGTCCGAACCTTAGCGGCAGTTTTCCAACCCTGACACTGGATTATGCCCTTCCTCAACCGGCGACCGCCCGTGGCTGGCTGAGGCGTATCCGCCAGGAAGTTGCGGCTGCGGCACAACAGCAACTTCCGTGGCAACTGATCCTTGATGATATCCGCAGGAATGGCCAAAAAATCTGGCAGCAACTACCGCTCGCAGAACAACAGCGTTTTCTGCGCTATCTGCGCCCCTGGTGGGATGTTCATCGTTACCGGATTGCCCCGCAGATTAATGCGGTACTGGAGCAATGGCAGTCCAGCGGACAGTTGCAGGTTATCGCCGCACATTTAGCGGCAGTTACTGCGGATGAACAAACCCTGACCCTGACATTGCGTCCACGCGGAGCCGCCGAACAGCGCCTGACCGTAGATAAACTGATTGTGACCACCGGTCCTGCTCACGGCTCTCTGCTCAGTAGTGATGCGCTGCTCAGCCAGTTAACCCGCGATGGACTGATCTGTGCCGACCCACTCGGGCTGGGCATTCAGGTCAGTCAGCAATCGCAGGCTATCAACGCCCGGGGAGAAACCTCTGCCCGGCTGTATGTGGCTGGTCCTGCCGCCC